The Citrifermentans bemidjiense Bem genome window below encodes:
- the rfbG gene encoding CDP-glucose 4,6-dehydratase — MVVKRHGEEGGLLDSCFWRGKKVFLTGHTGFKGGWLSLWLSMLGAQVTGYALTPPTVPSLFELCRVGETVDSVIGDVRDAEKLAAALKAAAPEIVIHMAAQPLVRDSYLNPVETYGINVMGTVHLLDAVRRCQGVKAVVNVTTDKCYENREWIWGYRENEPMGGYDPYSNSKGCSELVTSAYRNSFFNPASYQSHGVAVATARAGNVIGGGDWAADRLVPDAIGALMRGEPIRIRNPHAIRPWQHVLEPLSGYLLLAQRLYEEGPRFASAWNFGPSDDDAKPVEWIVRNLCAVWGGDPSYQVDDGEHPHEAHYLKLDCSKACSELAWQPRWKLEEALERIVDWTRAYLNDEDLREVCFQQITAYAGS; from the coding sequence ATGGTAGTGAAGAGACACGGTGAGGAAGGGGGCCTGCTGGACAGCTGCTTCTGGCGCGGCAAGAAAGTGTTTCTGACCGGGCACACCGGGTTCAAGGGGGGCTGGCTCAGTCTCTGGCTTTCCATGCTGGGAGCGCAGGTCACGGGGTACGCCCTGACGCCGCCGACTGTCCCGAGTCTTTTCGAACTCTGTCGGGTCGGGGAAACTGTCGATTCTGTCATCGGCGATGTCCGGGATGCCGAAAAGCTCGCCGCCGCACTCAAGGCCGCGGCTCCGGAGATCGTGATCCACATGGCCGCCCAGCCGCTGGTGCGCGATTCCTACCTGAATCCGGTCGAGACCTATGGCATCAACGTCATGGGAACGGTCCATCTGCTGGATGCGGTGCGTCGCTGCCAGGGCGTCAAGGCGGTGGTCAACGTCACCACCGACAAGTGTTACGAAAACAGGGAGTGGATCTGGGGGTACCGCGAAAACGAGCCGATGGGGGGGTACGACCCCTACTCCAACAGCAAGGGGTGCTCGGAGCTTGTCACCTCCGCCTACCGCAACTCCTTTTTCAACCCTGCAAGCTACCAAAGCCACGGCGTTGCCGTCGCCACCGCACGCGCCGGAAACGTGATTGGCGGAGGCGACTGGGCTGCCGACCGGCTCGTACCCGACGCCATTGGCGCGCTGATGCGCGGTGAACCGATCAGGATCAGGAACCCTCACGCGATCAGGCCCTGGCAGCACGTCCTGGAACCTTTAAGCGGCTACCTGCTGCTGGCACAGCGCCTTTACGAGGAGGGGCCGCGCTTCGCCTCGGCCTGGAACTTCGGTCCGTCCGATGACGATGCCAAGCCCGTGGAATGGATCGTGCGCAACCTCTGCGCCGTTTGGGGTGGGGACCCATCCTACCAGGTCGACGACGGGGAGCATCCCCACGAGGCGCACTACCTGAAACTCGACTGCTCGAAGGCCTGCAGCGAGCTCGCCTGGCAGCCGCGCTGGAAGCTGGAGGAGGCTCTGGAGAGGATCGTCGACTGGACCCGGGCCTATCTAAACGACGAGGACCTGCGCGAGGTTTGTTTTCAACAGATAACGGCATACGCCGGGAGCTGA
- a CDS encoding NAD-dependent epimerase/dehydratase family protein, with protein MKILVTGATGFLGSRLVEALLRQGHQVIVLKRSFSDTRRLKGMLSSIALYDLDRSPLADPFREHGTLDAVLHAATCYGRRGESSSEICEANVAFPLRLLEAACSHGTARFINTDTSLYRGINAYALSKKQFSEWGKLAAESGRIRFVNVVLEHFYGPGDDDGKFVSHVIKSCRQGVPELKLTKGEQERDFIYIDDVVSAYLLLLQETGCSEPACADYPLGSGQTVSLRALVEMIGRLTGSTTKLNFGALPYRQNEAMHSVADIVALERLGWKATVDLSAGLARTVAYQQQEDKNGSEAEGSMS; from the coding sequence ATGAAGATCCTCGTCACCGGTGCGACCGGTTTCCTGGGAAGCCGTCTGGTAGAAGCCCTGCTCCGACAGGGGCACCAGGTCATCGTCTTGAAGCGCAGTTTTTCCGATACGCGGCGGCTGAAGGGGATGCTCTCTTCGATTGCCCTTTACGATTTGGACCGGTCCCCCCTGGCCGACCCGTTCCGGGAGCACGGCACGCTCGACGCGGTGCTGCATGCCGCCACCTGCTACGGCCGCCGGGGCGAGAGTTCCAGCGAGATCTGCGAAGCAAACGTGGCCTTTCCGTTACGTCTTCTGGAAGCCGCATGCAGTCATGGAACCGCTCGGTTTATCAATACCGATACCAGCCTGTACAGGGGCATCAACGCCTACGCCCTGTCCAAGAAGCAGTTTTCGGAGTGGGGGAAGCTTGCGGCGGAGAGCGGACGGATCCGTTTCGTGAACGTGGTGCTCGAGCATTTTTATGGGCCAGGGGACGATGACGGCAAATTCGTCTCCCATGTCATCAAGAGCTGTCGCCAGGGAGTGCCGGAACTGAAGCTCACCAAGGGGGAACAGGAACGGGATTTCATCTACATCGATGACGTCGTTTCCGCTTATCTACTCCTGCTTCAGGAGACGGGCTGCTCTGAGCCGGCATGCGCTGACTATCCACTGGGATCCGGGCAAACAGTATCACTGCGCGCCCTGGTGGAGATGATCGGCCGGCTGACCGGATCGACGACGAAACTGAACTTCGGCGCGCTCCCGTACCGGCAAAACGAGGCCATGCACTCAGTTGCGGACATCGTTGCACTTGAGCGGCTTGGCTGGAAGGCAACTGTGGATCTCTCGGCAGGGCTTGCGCGCACCGTAGCCTACCAGCAACAGGAAGACAAAAACGGCAGTGAAGCTGAAGGGAGCATGTCATGA
- the rfbH gene encoding lipopolysaccharide biosynthesis protein RfbH, with protein METAKDKEKILREKAIAAAVEYYRFRHADKKPFAAGDRVPYAGRIFDEREITALTDASLDFWLTAGRYAEKFEREFADYLGVQHCSLTNSGSSANLLAFMALTSPLLGDRQVRRGDEVITVAAGFPTTVAPLIQYGAVPVFVDVTFPTYNIDCSMLESALSEKTRAVMIAHTLGNPFDLQKVRAFCDRHGLWLIEDNCDALGSRYFHRGEWRHTGTIGHLGTSSFYPPHHMTMGEGGAVYTDDTTLKRVVESLRDWGRDCWCPSGRDNTCGKRFTQQFGELPYGYDHKYVYSHFGYNLKVTEMQAAIGCAQLDKLGGFGAARRRNWQLLRDGLADLEGRFILPEPTENSDPSWFGFLLTVRPDAGLNRDQIVTHLERGGIQTRMLFAGNLIKHPCFDEMRKSGTGYRVAGSLANTDRIMNDTLWIGVYPGMTEAMLAQMIEKIREVAGA; from the coding sequence ATGGAAACAGCCAAAGACAAAGAAAAGATCCTGAGGGAAAAGGCCATCGCTGCCGCAGTCGAATACTACCGGTTTCGGCATGCCGACAAGAAGCCCTTCGCCGCCGGTGATCGCGTGCCTTACGCCGGGCGGATCTTTGACGAACGGGAGATAACCGCGCTCACCGACGCTTCCCTCGATTTCTGGCTGACTGCCGGTAGATACGCGGAGAAATTCGAGAGGGAGTTCGCCGATTACCTCGGGGTGCAGCACTGTTCGCTGACCAACTCAGGCTCCTCGGCGAACCTGCTGGCCTTCATGGCGCTCACCTCCCCCCTGCTGGGCGACCGCCAGGTGCGCCGCGGCGATGAAGTGATCACCGTGGCCGCAGGGTTCCCCACCACTGTGGCCCCGCTGATCCAGTACGGCGCCGTACCGGTTTTCGTGGATGTCACCTTCCCCACCTACAACATCGACTGCTCCATGCTGGAAAGCGCCCTCTCCGAGAAGACCAGGGCGGTGATGATCGCGCACACCCTGGGAAACCCCTTCGATCTGCAGAAGGTCCGGGCGTTCTGCGACCGCCACGGCCTGTGGCTCATCGAGGACAACTGCGATGCACTCGGCTCCCGCTATTTCCACCGCGGCGAGTGGCGCCACACCGGGACCATCGGGCACCTGGGGACTTCCAGCTTCTATCCGCCACACCACATGACCATGGGGGAGGGTGGAGCGGTCTACACCGACGACACCACGCTAAAGCGGGTGGTCGAATCGCTGCGCGACTGGGGGCGTGACTGCTGGTGCCCCTCCGGCCGTGACAATACCTGCGGCAAGCGCTTCACTCAGCAGTTCGGCGAGCTCCCCTATGGCTACGACCACAAATATGTCTATTCGCATTTCGGCTACAACCTGAAGGTGACCGAGATGCAGGCCGCCATCGGCTGTGCCCAGCTCGATAAGCTCGGAGGATTCGGCGCCGCGCGGAGACGGAACTGGCAGTTACTGCGCGATGGGCTCGCCGACCTCGAAGGCCGGTTCATACTCCCGGAGCCCACGGAAAACTCGGACCCCTCCTGGTTCGGCTTTCTCTTGACCGTTCGGCCCGATGCGGGCCTGAACCGCGACCAGATCGTCACCCACCTGGAGCGGGGCGGCATCCAGACCAGGATGCTCTTTGCCGGGAACCTGATCAAGCACCCCTGTTTCGACGAGATGAGGAAAAGCGGCACAGGCTATAGGGTGGCTGGGTCTCTTGCCAACACCGACCGGATCATGAACGACACCTTATGGATCGGCGTCTATCCGGGGATGACGGAAGCCATGCTCGCGCAGATGATCGAGAAAATCAGGGAAGTTGCTGGGGCATGA